One region of Macadamia integrifolia cultivar HAES 741 chromosome 11, SCU_Mint_v3, whole genome shotgun sequence genomic DNA includes:
- the LOC122093694 gene encoding chitin elicitor receptor kinase 1-like: protein MAATTIRRLDLWLKGGFSVLLLFFFVGAEAAVCSSGCDLALASYYVWVGSNLTFIAQVLNSSIPSIRSYNSQISDQDSVLSGTSVLVPFSNCDCINGEYYAHVFQYSVNTGDTYYTLATEYYSNLTTTAWLESWNSYAPNNIPNNAVLNVTVNCSCGDININSAYGLFTTYPLRPGDSLSSVASYFNISAQLLQEYNLNTDFSSGSGLVVVPTKDNTGSYRGLSTSSGGGSSGISPGGIAGISIAVIAVVLLLPGSIYCLVNRRKKAKRAVLLRSASEHHSIYHELGSGSLKITIPPTVVGGVSPGVTPISVDKSVEFSYEELANATNSFSIASKIGEGGFGVVYYAELRGEKAAIKKMDMQASREFLAELKVLTHVHHLNLVRLIGYCIEGSLFLVYEFIENGNLSQHLRGSGNDPLPWSTRVQIALDSARGLEYIHEHTVPVYIHRDIKSANILIDKNYHGKVADFGLAKLTEVGNSLQTRLVGTFGYMPPEYAQYGDVSPKVDVFAFGVVLYELISAKEAVVKATGSIDTQGLVALFDHALSKPDPREDLRKLVDRRLGDDYPLDAVLKMAQLAEACTKENPQLRPSMRSIVVALMTLSSSTEEWDVRAFYGNQALVNLVSGR from the exons ATGGCGGCTACAACGATTAGAAGATTGGATTTATGGTTGAAGGGAGGATTTTCTGTCTTGCTCTTGTTCTTCTTCGTCGGAGCAGAAGCAGCCGTTTGTAGCAGCGGCTGTGACCTAGCTTTGGCTTCTTACTATGTGTGGGTGGGTTCTAATCTCACATTCATCGCCCAAGTCTTGAACTCTTCGATTCCATCGATTAGGAGCTACAACAGTCAAATATCCGATCAGGATTCTGTTCTATCTGGCACCAGCGTACTCGTTCCATTCTCCAATTGCGATTGCATCAACGGCGAATACTATGCTCATGTGTTCCAATACTCCGTTAATACAGGCGATACCTACTATACTTTAGCTACGGAGTATTATTCCAACCTTACGACCACGGCATGGTTGGAGAGCTGGAACAGCTACGCTCCAAATAACATTCCAAATAATGCCGTGCTCAATGTTACCGTTAATTGCTCTTGTGGGGATATTAATATCAACTCTGCTTATGGGTTGTTCACGACTTACCCTCTTCGCCCAGGTGACTCCTTGTCTTCGGTTGCCTCTTACTTCAACATAAGTGCCCAATTGCTGCAGGAGTACAACCTCAACACGGATTTCAGCTCTGGGAGTGGTCTAGTGGTCGTTCCTACCAAAG ATAATACTGGAAGTTATCGAGGCCTAAGTACGAG TTCAGGAGGAGGATCTTCAG GAATTTCACCCGGAGGAATTGCCGGCATATCTATTGCAGTAATAGCTGTGGTACTGCTTCTGCCAGGTAGTATATACTGTCTGGTTAACAGAAGGAAGAAGGCTAAAAGGGCAGTATTGCTTCGCTCAGCATCTGAGCATCATTCTATTTATCATGAGCTTG GTTCTGGGAGTCTCAAAATCACGATACCGCCTACTGTTGTTGGTGGTGTGTCCCCAGGAGTTACACCTATCAGTGTGGACAAATCAGTGGAGTTTTCATACGAAGAGCTTGCCAATGCTACAAATAGCTTTAGCATTGCTAGCAAAATTGGTGAAGGTGGATTTGGAGTGGTTTACTATGCGGAGCTGAGAGGCGAG AAAGCTGCCATCAAGAAGATGGATATGCAAGCATCGAGAGAGTTCCTTGCGGAATTGAAGGTTCTCACGCATGTTCATCACTTGAACCTG GTGCGCTTGATAGGATACTGCATTGAGGGTTCTTTATTTCTAGTATATGAGTTTATTGAGAATGGCAATTTAAGCCAACATTTGCGTGGTTCAG GGAATGATCCGCTTCCATGGTCTACTAGGGTTCAAATCGCCCTTGATTCAGCAAGAGGTCTTGAATATATCCATGAGCATACTGTTCCTGTCTATATCCATCGTGATATTAAATCAGCAAACATTTTGATTGACAAGAACTATCATGGAAAG GTTGCAGATTTTGGATTAGCCAAGTTGACCGAAGTTGGAAATTCATTGCAAACACGTCTAGTGGGTACATTTGGATACATGCCCCCAGA GTATGCTCAATATGGTGATGTTTCTCCTAAGGTTGATGTCTTTGCTTTTGGAGTTGTCCTTTATGAACTTATTTCAGCCAAGGAAGCTGTAGTCAAGGCAACAGGATCAATTGACACACAAGGACTTGTGGCATTG TTTGATCATGCTCTTAGTAAGCCCGACCCAAGGGAAGATCTCCGCAAACTAGTTGACCGTAGGCTTGGGGATGACTACCCACTTGATGCAGTTCTTAAG ATGGCCCAGCTTGCCGAGGCTTGCACAAAAGAAAATCCCCAGTTGAGGCCAAGCATGAGGTCAATAGTGGTTGCACTGATGACCCTTTCCTCCTCAACTGAGGAATGGGATGTCAGAGCATTCTATGGAAACCAAGCATTGGTAAATCTAGTGTCAGGAAGGTAG